Sequence from the Balaenoptera acutorostrata chromosome 4, mBalAcu1.1, whole genome shotgun sequence genome:
GAGATCCTCAGCCATCAAAAATGAAGTagtatcaggacttccctggtggtccagtggtaaagaatccgcgttccaatgcaggggatgcgggtttgatccctggtcggggaactaagatcccacatgctgcggggcaactaatcccacgcaccacaactactgagctcgcgcacctcaacgagagcccgcgtgctgcaaactacagagcccacgcgccctggagcccacatgccacaactagagagagaaaacctgggtgccacaacgaagagcccacacctcaatgaaagatcccacaagaagaccccacgtgccgcaactaagacctgacgcagccaaaaaaataaagaaaaaaaaatgaagtaggaTCAACTTTCTGAGGCAGGAAAGGAGGTGGTACATATTAGGAAATTTTAACAAAAGTTGAAGCAAAAGATTTTCTATAAGTTACTGAATGGGTCAATAAGGAAATTCTCTGAACCAAATATCCAACTTCTAAAGTATTGATATTTCAGGTAatccattttatataaatggcttAGGTTATCTGTTCTTAAAAGTATAAAGGTAAAATTCATCCACTCCTATTTCTAAAGTGTTATAGACTCCAAATTAGAGAACTATTTAACAGTTATTTTATACTTATAGCCAgcatatattttacatttcctcAGACAAGCCCTGAGTCAAATATTCTATCCCTTTGCCCCTGTAGTCAGAATCCCAGAAGTGGAATCAAACCACAACTCCCAGACAACACCCTGAAACTGCATACAAATTCTTTGTCAGACCACATATGTGCCAGTCATTATTTCTGCTCATTCCAGCTATTATACTTCCATCCCAGGAATCTGCAGAACTAGCCTTAATACCTTTGCCCAGAAATTGCTCATCTGAAAGGGGAAACTTACTTAGGGAAACAGGTTTCTAAAGGCTATCATATTGCTAGCAAAAATATGATATTTGATATTTTGCAAATTACAAAAGTATATGAACCATCATTTTCCCTTATGCTAACTATGAAGTTACTAGTAGTTACTACTATGTTACTAAGTTAAAGAATTTGTTCTCAATTTGATATCTAGGGTTTCTTACTGAACTGTTTGTGAACTCTGTGAGTTCTGCTTTAATGCTCTGACCACACTACTCATTTAAAAATGGCCAATTAACAGAGAATACctcataaaataatttcatttgagCCCAGAGGAATCCCAGTGACCTACAAGTAAACCTGGAAGTGGTCATTTAGGAATCAGTAAACATTCTCTCTCCCTCAGGAATTCCTGGAGAGCAGGATAAAGATAAGGCTCTTGCAGTTCTGATTTTAGTGACTTCAAGGTGACTTCTGCACCCTCACCATTTTACTGACTCCAGCCTTCCCCAACAACTCAACACATCGTTTTACAAAAGCATTAGGACATCATTTTTCATTCAACAGTACATTTTAAGCACCTAGCACCAGGCACTAGACTATATAGCCCAAGAAAATTAGTGAGTTATAAAATGGACACTTTACAGTTGAGTAGGGATGAcagacatttatttaattatatagttatgaaagaaataaacaggGTAAACCGATAATGGAGAGAGGCTTGCAACTTAGGATGCTGAGGGAAGAAGAATCTCCTGGGGAGGCGATGAGAACCTAATATTTGAGAAGGAAAGTTATGCAAAAAGCAGGGAGCAAAaatgttctaggcagagggaaaaatataaacaatggcTCTGAGGCAGGAAACTGTGTTGAGGACATTTTAAAAGGCCAGTGTAGCTGGAGTATAGTGAGCAACAGAGGGAAATGTGGCTGGAAAGATTAGCAGGGGGCAGATCATGCAGGGCCTAGGGGAGACATTGAAAAAAGTTAAACAAGGTAGTAATGTAACACCACTTGCATTTTTTGAAGATTACTCTGCTAGATTGGTAGAGGGGCAAGAATAGAGGCAGGAACACAAATAAGGAAGCCATTACAGACATCTAAATAAGAGATGTGGAAGCTCAGGCACTGGGAATCAAGAACCTTTTAAATGACATCTCAGATTAAAAGATGAACACAAGTTAACCAAAGGGGGAAGGGCACTGCAGGCCACTGAAAAACATGTATTGTACTGTGGCACTAGGTCCCAAGACCTATTCTGACACTGTGAACAGTCTGGTATGGCAAAAGCAAAGGGTATGTGATAGGAGCGAAGGCAAGAAGACCAACTGTTAGAAAACTATTGCAATAATCCAAGCAAGAAAGTATAGCATCCTGAACTAAATCAGCGGCAGTGGAGAGGAAGCAGCAGGACTGCATCCATGTGGTATTGAAAGTGGTAGGAGAGAGTGGCTGGATTTGAAGAGGGGacgggagaggagggaagaggagcttGGAATAACAAGGTTTATGGCTTTGACTAGGTAGATTATGGTGCTATTTGCTAAAATAGGGAGAACCAGGGGTATGGGAAGGACGAGTCCAGGTTTGTACACGCTGCCGTATGGCAAGAGCCACATAATAGACAGTTGGATACGTGGCGGTCTCCAACTTAGAAAGAGGCTGAGGCTAGACATGTACATTTAGAAACCACAGGTGAACAAGTGGTGGATAAAGCCATGAGAAAGACTGATTGCTCAGGGAAGTACAAAATGAGAAGAGCTTAGTCCAGAACCCTGGGATGCACTAACCCTAATGGGGCAAGAgttagagcagggtttctcagcaaCAGCACTGATATTTTAAGCTGGGTAATTCTGTTGTGAGGCACTTTCTGGCacattgtaagatgtttagcaaCACCCCTggactctacccactagatgccaataggaCCTACCCAGTTGGGACAATCAAATATggctccagacactgccaaaagTCCCCCAGAGTGGGGGGAAGCACCGCCAGCTGAGAACTACTGAGTTAGGGTAAAAGGACTCACCAGGACACTGACAAAAGGACACTGACAAGAGGTTCTGAATGAGCTCCCTCAAACTTGCCTTGGAAGTACAAAAGAAATGCAGGTGACATTCTACTACATCCAACCCACAAAGCATTGGAATACTTTTAGGTACTAGATTGGATCAAATCCATTGCTGGAAATCCCATTTCTGTATGAGGCTACAGTGGGGAAAAATACTCTTTTGTAAAAGATTTTTTATTCACAAATTACACAAAAAATTGTGACCCTGCCCCCCAGTATAGGATGAGGTATCACCATCCTGCTTCAGTAAGCCCCAGCACTTCTCCATCACGAGAATAATATGTGATATTTTCCAAGAGTTTATGATGTGTAGGCCCTCTCGCCTAATCTCTGTTCAACCCTTATAAGGGGTAGGAACTGCTATTAGTCGAGGAGGCTGATGCAGGGGGGTTAAGTTACATGCCCAATGTCACATTAAGTGACCTGAGATTAGAACTCAActtccaaagtccatgctctaAGGCTAAACCACTTAGCCACTATTCCAGATGGCCTCCATTAGGCTACAAGCTTTGTGAGGAAGGGGATTGGTCGGTCTTTTTCACCATTGTATCCCTAGCATTTGGCTCATGCTTAGCAACAGGAGCTCAAATAGTTACTGTGAATGAGTCTCAGTTCAGACTTAACTCTAACTCATTCCCAGATCTGCATTGAGAGCTCACAGACAGCAAGTTAGGTTACCAAGAGGAAGAAAATGCCTTCCATTCTGACAGGAAATAAGCAGCCAGTGTCTGACACTGCATTTCTAGAATTAACTTTTGAGAGTTTTTCCCCCCAGGAATGGAGCCTCTACCATCAACCCTGCTTCAGTTCCATTAAAGCAAAGTTACTCTCCTATTGCCTCCTTATTCAACATACGCCATAACTGGCATATAACTATTGAGGCCtcaaggagatggaggaggagtggAAACAGAAATTAAGTATGGAATATTTTTGCAAAATTGACAGTTGTAAATAATTTCTGACAGGATCATAAATGGTACTCAGGGCAACGTTTTCCAAACATCAGATaagctttttaataaaaatgtaatattctCTACTCTCTATGAATAGGTGCCACCTACCAGGTATTCCTGCCTCAGCATATTTTTCATCACCAGGCAGTCTTGGTACCTTTTTGATAAAAGGACTATATATCCAGAAATTTCTGCACAGATGAAGCAGCCATCATTCCGagataaaatattttgtcatCCCTGCCTGGAATAGCCAGGAAGGGTGGCCTGGAGGATATGGAACTCAGGAAATACAAGTAACCTCTAAAGAGGGAATACGCTGTGGAGTTCTGCAAAGAATGGAAGGAAACCCATGAGTGGACTTTAGTCTGCTCTATGTACACATAGATGTACATCTTCAACGTATTTCTTGGAAGCCATGGAAGCTATAAAGCTCTTTGAGAGAAAGTTCCCCACTCTGCATGGAAGCCACTTCAATGAAAGCATTCATGTAAAACTCATACTTTCCAGACCTCATACCCTCCCTAACCTAGCTTCATCCATAATGCTCTCATTCCCATCAAAGCCTCTAGGGAAAGCTTGATTCAGCCCGTTTTCAACGTAAGTAACAGGgagaagaatgtgttttctgttcCAGAGCACTGTCCCCTCCAGGGTGGCTCAGTTGTTCACAACTACCATTTAGCAACTCGGGGTATTTCCGCTAGCTGGTCTTGTCTCTAGTTTGCTATACTGACTTCTACCCAAAcattaaaactttcttttaaaaaaatcagtaactcACTTTTGCTGTTCTTTCAGCTCCTTTGAAGATTATGAAACAGAGGAACCTGCCtctccctctgaaattggaaacAAAGGCAATAAAATAGTGACCTCAAGCCTTTCAGAGAAATGTGGAAAGCTTCAGTCAGTGGATGAAGAATAGCTGCCAATGTCTACATGAAAGGGAgatgtgtattttaaatgtttttttcttgtgaagagaTGCTGTAGTTTGCATATTGCTTTTTAAAGGCTTTGATTTCTGCAAGTGCGTTATCTGCAGCACTAGGAATTTTTTAACGTTTTTGAGCAATAGCTCTGGATACACATACCCAGTTTGGGAGACTCCTCCAATTTGCCTCAAACCTCTTACAGAGCTTTTCCTCAGAAGCAAGTAAGATATAACATCACCTTCCAACGTCTGTGAATCAGCACTCTTCACCCCTGAATGTACCAAGGATCTCTTGGGGACAGTGCCAAGCACAGTTCTCTGCACAAAAGCAGGAGTTGCCTCTGTTGTCCAGCATCCCTGAGGCCCATCAGGGCTCCTATGGAGCCCAGAAGAAACCTTCACTTGCAGAAAACTTGAGTCAAAAAATTCTGGAACTTGAAAAAGCAGTCAGGGCCTCCAGAACTGAATTAGCCCTGGTAATAAAAGCACTGCCAAAACATCTCAGAGACTTCTTTTAATTGTATGTGTACTGGAGTTCAAAGATCTTGAACTTAGTTTAATCTAATTTCACAATGACCTGCCAAACTGCTAGTCACTTTACATCCTCAGGTATTGTAACCACTGGGCCTTCCAACCTTGCTGGCAAGCTCTAAATAATCCCTCCCCATCCTGACTGTGGATCTTATGTAAAATCTGAAGAAAAACTTGTTAACTGAAGTACAGAATATGACTCAtacttgggggggaaaaaaagtttctttttaactCATCTAACATTTGTAGAGAATTATTGAGTGATTAATCTAAAAATTAGTTGATGTCCCATCTATACTTCATATCAGAAGACCTACTTGAAgacttaaataattatatatgaaaattcttactagACATATTCATCACTAAATATTAGACTAGGCCAACAGTAAAGGCCTCAATCTAAACATTATTCCTTAACTTCATGTTGAAAAGAAACTATTTCAAATATTGCATCCACTTCAGTATTTatcacagaaatggaaaacagtGATGCCACCCATAAAGGAAAGCAACTTCATGTTCACTATAGTGGTAGATGTGGTCATCACAGAATACATTTTTCAGCAAGCCACAATGCAGCCAAGCCCCGCAATACTGTTgaagataaaattgaaaataaactattaaaaaggATGGAAATTTCTGACACTATAAAAGAAACCCCCAAGAAACTTTTTAATATCCACTTCTGTCAAAGTCATCAAGTTTTCCcctggattttttgttttaaccTCAAGTCCTAAATGTCAGAATAGCTTCCTTTCCACCCCACAATGTCACACATTGCTGGTGTGACAGCCAGACTTTGAAATAATCAAACCTTGGGCTGTGGTAGGCAAAAAGTGGAGAAAAGGAGAATTTAGGAAATACACCATCAACTAGTACAGTTATTAATAGAGTTAGCAATCCTTCCTGTCAGTATCCTCCCAGTTTCCTGTTATTTTACCTTCATGATCAGAACTGACCTTCCATTTAACTATTACAGAAAGTGATAAGTATTAAAACTTAGTTTCTAACAGttcacaaagaagaaataaaagcttaAAAGTGACTAAATTTTTAGGAAACACTACATACAATAATCTAAACACACTGGTAAATTACTAGGATTAAAAGTGTTTATGTGgtacatgaaatttaccatctatCCCATCCAACCTTTACCAGGGAACAAAAgcaactttttttaattttcagataaaaatactaaaaaggtaaatttttttaGAAGCCAGATATGGTTTAAAGATTTTATTAGCCATAATGATCTAAACTATTACTAAGACTCAGCAAAAATTCAGTTTTCCAATATAcatttgattttggtttttttactaCATGGCTGTACTTGACCTTGTTTCTACTTACTGAAGTCCTCTTGCTTTCACTTTGGTCAATAATTGGTTTCAAAAGTCTACAGTTACTATAAAAGTACAGCTAACAATATCATTCCACTTAAGATAGTGCTTTTTAATTTAGGTTACCCAAAGTATCACATTTTCAGACATAAGAATGTGTTTCACTGTACTCCCTTCTTAGTATTGAATGTAAGAAATGTGAATTCTGAGGAACTAAGATAGTATGTATTTGACTTTCTGGTAAAGATCATGCAGAATATAATCATTACTGCCCAACTGGAAATTTCAAGTTATTACAATATCCAAGACTCTTGATAAAAGTTAAATTGAGGGTATGATCTTAATGCTAGTCAATGAAAAATGAGTTTCATAGCATAACATTAATTGCCAAGGTAATCAAACTAATGAAATTCTGTATATTTTCCCTGCATCTTATCTGTGTCATTGTGTACTGTTCAAAGTGTTTATAAAACTCTAGACTGATCAAATGAGAGAAGTCATTTGCTCAACTTTTGGAAATGTTACGGTGTGTTTGGGTGGAGAAGCCTGCAtgatttaacttttgtttttgtttttccctttttgcaaAACTAAATAAAGTTGTCAAATATGAACTAAGATAATCACTGCACACTTTTGGTTTTAATCACACTTgcaattcatttttatgtttgaaaGAGTAGCATTATAAACAAACTTGAGTTTCAAAGAGAATAACTCTTTGAACCCCTGGGAAAACTTTATAAAGAAAGATCTGGAAGGATAACACCGCATAACGAAAAGTGATTTCCTCTGGGGATAGGAATTTGGGTTTGGAAGTGAGAAGTTCACAGGGATCAAAGGAGACTTTAGCcttatatatagtatattcttttaaaagaatgtgtaattGTTATTTGGATAcctaaaacttaattttttaaaaatgagggggaaaaattaaaataccatcCACACATTAGGTTCCCATCCTATACTTTGAACTTAGTATTTTCTaaagcattttatatttgttGCCTATGATACGGgaaaagaaattttacttttcatCGGTTGTTAAACTTTTACTTTTCTTCAGCAAGGTCACCAAcgaattattttaagaaaactaaGAACACAGTGAAGGAATTCTTTATCCTAAGAACTGTATTACACCTCTGCTTAGAGATGTAGACCTATGGAAACTAATCAAAAAGATTAGCTCTAAAACTGTCAGCTCTAAAACTTCTGTCACCTAAGGTGAAAGAAAGATCACTGGATCATTTATGGTAATTACAAGGATACAAAAGAACAAGTGAAGATGAGTCATATTAAATGCTGTTATTGTTTTGGTGGTTTCAAATCCTGTTGAAGTAAATCCAGTTACTTCAGTAATAATTTCTCAATCATCCCTTGTTAGCCATTGGTCAGCATTCCTAAAATAACTCACGGTATAAAGAAAAACAACGTAAAAATCAAGGCACTGTAATTAATACTCTTCCCCAAATGCATATAATACAGGCCATTCAGAGCGTGCTATCCCAAACTCCTCAGTATTCTACAACATAGAattagaaaactaacatttattgatagATTTAAGGTGTAATACAGGTTTCCAAAAGTGTGGCAGTGAGAGTACCAgcataaaaaagagaaacttgTGCTAAAAACAACCTGAATTCATCATTGGCAATATTACATAACAATCAAGGCCCTCACATACTAATGATTTTCAATTTGTCTATATTGCCAACCTCCCATGcatcaaaaaacacaaaactaagATTATCAAACTTGGGAAGCAATAAAGTACTCaaggaattttaaaatcataatattaGGAAAGTTTGGGAGATTTGCAAAATTTATCCTAATCATCCATGTGTACAATCTCATTTCTAGTCATTTTTGCAGTGATCATTAGTGAATAAAGAACAGATTTACAAGTTTATATAGCAGGACATCTGCGTCCAACACAAAATTGTTACAAACTTTAGGCAAATACATGTTTCATAAGACACTGCTAACACTTagaggaattaaataaaattccgAAACTTGGAAAGCAAATAAAGACAAGACAACTAAGAAGCATTTTCCACCATTTACTCTTGTTATCAAAAATAGTTCAACTCTTCtcgcaaaacaaaaacaaaaatagtacaTACTGGACACATACATCACATTTTTCTTCCTATGGCTttagcccacccccaccccaccaaaagagacaaaaaaaaaaaaaaaaaaaagcccaacaacaacaacaaaaacaactctACCtgaccacattcacagaaaatgACACCAGGATACACTACAAAACAGAAGGTGTCATCTGCTCTGTGTCCAAAGGTTTCTTCTCCATGTCTTGTACTAGGTGAGTAACCATCATTGAACATGCTGTGTGCCAAATCAAAACATAACTTCAACATATGTCAGATCTCAGGAGAGATGGTGAACGTAGTAGAAACTGAAAATTTTCCagcagtatttttctttaaataagcacTGTCAAAGCAGCAACTCTTCTTTTAAATCATAAGGTCATTTCTTTACAACCTAGTCAGTCCTTGTTTTATCTGGGCTGTGCTCTTTCAAGCAACTGACTAGATTTCCCTTCAACAGAATGTTGTGACTCACTTACCTCCCCCATAAAAATTACAGGGAAGAAGTGCATTAAAACTGAAACATAGTTTGTGCTTTACATGCAAAAGAGTATTCTAAAGAATATCCTCCTAGCTTCAAACCCACCTAAATGCACAGGCTTCATAAAAAGGCATTTTTATTAGGCCTCTATAAAGAAGTCTCCACAACGAATAGCaccctaaaaaaaagaaaagaaaagaaagaaagaaaaacagcatatTCAAAATAAAGTCTGTGGCAAACAGAGGAAACGAAAATCACTTTGAAGTGGCCAATGGCAATAGGTATAATGCATAAATCTGAGTAACTTTTGGAACattattccaaaattattttaaataaatcccaatttctaaataaaacatttaaatatttttttaaaaaattctgtcacATACCATAGTCTAAATTCAATTACCTTCAGAATAGAACTGTTCTTCTCCACTTCATTTATCTGATTAGAACATTGCTCAAAGTGAAGGAAGGATTTGGTTTTTTCCCTAGAAATGAGTCAGACTTAACTAAAAATGAGGATCAACTCAGAAGAGTTTTGTGGCATAAACAGCTAAACATCTGCAGTCTGACAGAATTTCAGTTTGTTCACTTTTAAAAGACAGATTTCTTCAACATTCTAATGAGGGGcaaattttctttcataataCTGCTGATTTAAAAACTGCTACATACACCAGTAGCCAATTTTCATGATCAGAAATGGTATTATGTCAGCACAAAGGTTGAGCTGGACACATCAGCTTTTCAACAGGAGAAACATCAATGGCATCTGAAGATAGCACTGAGTCTCCTGAACAAACTAATGGCTACTTTTTCACAAAATATGAGCACAATCTTTATGGACTGACTAGATACCACTTCCTTACATTTAATCATAAACTTTGATTATGCACAAAGCATGACCATAAACAGTGAGGTTAATGTTATTTTCCTTGCCAAAGTTCATTTTGTATAAATCAGTTGCATCAGCATTTGTTCTCAAACTATGAGGTTCTGTAAGAACTAAGGACATATAGTTGTAGGGTTACTCCTCCATTAACTGCAAACTATTTCCCCGACACTAACACATATAACTTAGCAATGAAAACACTTGATACAAGTGATCTATATGCAGGAGCTCCGGCAAGTTAAACCAACAAAACCATAGCTGCCGTAAAACTGTAGCTATCTCCCTACCAGAGGTAGGTTTAAAGACCCACTGATTTAACAGTCGAATCTCATGTCTATAGCTTCATCCAAACTTTTATCATCATGTGTACTGGCAGCTAAAAACGTTGTTACTGGGGACCCTGTGACGTTAATTACACTGGTGCTGGTACTAGCATTGCGCACAGCAATGCTAGTCACGTTAATGCCCAAAGTGAGCCTGGTCTGCtccaaggccttttctggcacAGCAAATGCCTCCAGCTTCTTCTCCCCATTGGCCATATAGGAGTTTTGGCAGCCACGACATATACAATCTAAGCAGGCTTTGCGGTTAGAGTAGCAAGGGCAGCGTTGGCCGCGGCATGTAAGAACACTTGGATTTTGAGTAGCACGCCCACATTTACACCCTTTCTTTTCCTGGGGTTTTTTATACACAGTCTTGGTAGGACTTCCTGGCATAAAATGATGACTAGGAATCTTTTCCTttactgttttgtcttttttaagaATACCTGGCTTGGTTTTAGAGTGAGATTTCTTGGATCCATGTTCATGACTCTTTTTCATGCTTTTAGCAGATAAAAGTACAGTTTTGCTGATTTTGGGTGTTGTGCCTCCATTGGGAACAGTCGCTATAGGTTGAAGAGAAATTTTGCTCTCCCGTTTCACTGTCACAGGAGCAGATGCCCCCAATGTTGGGCCTCGGATAATGGTAGAAATTGGAAGTGGCTGAACTTTCTCACTGTCGCTTTCTGATCTGGATCGTTTTCTATTCAATTTTGCTACCTTCGGAGTTGCTGCTGTACATGATAACCCATGAAGTGCAGGACTGGTGGACATAAAAACATTATGGCTAAGAGACTGGGAAGAAAGCTGCAGAAAAGGTCCATTGGATACAGTGGCTTCCAAGTTGGGCTGCAAATTAGGGCAACAGACTTCTGTGTTCGAAACAGTTTCTAAGCTGCGGAGTACTTCCTCAACACTCAGTAACAGAGAGTCACCAGGTTTTATATCTTCACTGAAACTGCAAATATCAATGCCTGTGGAGCATAAGTCAGTGGCTACCGTGTCACAGACAGGTGGCAAACTGTCAGACAGATCCTCAGTTTTTATGTCAACAGTGTTACATACATCAATTGTATTTGAATGTTCAGGTGAAGGAATATTTATACCAAATCTATCTATTGAAAGCCCATTATAAGTAGGCAAACCATTGATAACAGAACTGCCAATAGCAATGCTGAGGGTGCTTTCAGATACTGGAGATAAACTAGCTTGAGGATCAGTTGTGGGTTCTGAGGTCGAAGGTAAAGGGGAATGTGTCAAACACAAAGTAAAGGATGAATCTGAGGGTTTTTCCGTCTCCTCACAAAACAATGATCCATCATTAAGCAAAGCCAAAATATCAGAAGAACAGTCGACTGCTTCTATTATATCCCGTGCCAATGTAGTCTGTGTTATATATTCACATAGTTTTTTGTAGCAGTTCACTAGGATGCTTAACTGCTTGTTTTCCTCAAACTGCTCATAGTCTTTGCACCAGCTACATGAAGGTTTCATCATCATTTTCTTGCCTTTACAACTTTTGCAGACATAGTGTTGGCAGGTGGAGTTGGTGGGTGCAATAGGATCTTGTAGCAAATGTCCTAAgagggaaaaaggaggaaagCAAAGATTTTAGTAAgataaatttataatttcatataCTGAAGTTGAGATTATAAGTAATCTATTAAAGTTAAGATGGATTAAACTCACCAGACCAGATAACAAAACATGTATCttacaggaaacagaaaaatactcAATAGCTCACTTCACTTCCATGCCATATTCCCCATTCCTTTATCTCAAACAGAATCTTCCTCAGTCTGCATTTCTCCCCCAAATCAGTATGTTCTGGTCCactttcttattctcttctcCAAAGGCTACAAAGAGGTGGTGATGATCAGTCACTGAAAGCACAAACTAGGCTTAAAACCCTTGGGACCTCAACCTAGCGCAACTGTTGGTAATGCCACAACATATTGAGCACAATCATACTGTTTATTTTGTGTTAGACATGGGAAAAAGATAAGAGCAAGAGAGAGTTAGTCCCTGCCCCCATTAAACATCGTTTGAGGGCATTAGTCATTCAGTACAAAGGCATCTTCACAGAAAAAAGTACAATTTCAAACCATTTCATT
This genomic interval carries:
- the MSL2 gene encoding E3 ubiquitin-protein ligase MSL2; translation: MNPVNATALYISASRLVLNYDPGDPKAFTEINRLLPYFRQSLSCCVCGHLLQDPIAPTNSTCQHYVCKSCKGKKMMMKPSCSWCKDYEQFEENKQLSILVNCYKKLCEYITQTTLARDIIEAVDCSSDILALLNDGSLFCEETEKPSDSSFTLCLTHSPLPSTSEPTTDPQASLSPVSESTLSIAIGSSVINGLPTYNGLSIDRFGINIPSPEHSNTIDVCNTVDIKTEDLSDSLPPVCDTVATDLCSTGIDICSFSEDIKPGDSLLLSVEEVLRSLETVSNTEVCCPNLQPNLEATVSNGPFLQLSSQSLSHNVFMSTSPALHGLSCTAATPKVAKLNRKRSRSESDSEKVQPLPISTIIRGPTLGASAPVTVKRESKISLQPIATVPNGGTTPKISKTVLLSAKSMKKSHEHGSKKSHSKTKPGILKKDKTVKEKIPSHHFMPGSPTKTVYKKPQEKKGCKCGRATQNPSVLTCRGQRCPCYSNRKACLDCICRGCQNSYMANGEKKLEAFAVPEKALEQTRLTLGINVTSIAVRNASTSTSVINVTGSPVTTFLAASTHDDKSLDEAIDMRFDC